Within the Pseudomonas fulva genome, the region CGCGAGGCTTCCTCGTCGAACAGCGTCTTGAGCTTCTCCACCATCTGATTCATGGCATTGACCACCCGGCGAAACTCGGGCGTGCGCGGCAGGTTCGGCGCGCTGAGAAACTCGCGGCGGGCGATGGCGTTGGACTGCTCGACCATGTATTCCAGCGGGCGCAGCTGGCGCTTGAGCAGCAGCACGCCAAGGGTGATGCACAGCAGGCTGATCAGCGCCAGCCACAGGAAGGTGGCGTAGGCGGTCTGCCACAATTTGGCGATGGCGAAATACGGGTGGCTGACCACCTCGACACGCGCCGCCTGATTCCAGCCGTCACTGACGATGGCGTCGCCCTGGGCCGGCGCCAGGTCCACCAGATCGGCGAACCACTGCGGTGCACCACGGCCCAGGCTCGGCCCGGAGCGCTCGACCAGCACCTTTTCATCCGGGCCGATCACCCGGATGCTCTCGAAATAGCCACTGTCGAAAATCGAGCTGACCATCAGTTCCAGCATCGCCGGGTCGTCCAGGTGCGAGCCGAGCGACAGGCCCAGTGCCGTCGCCGCGTCCTGCGCGTGGGAGCGCAGCTGGTTGACCTGCTGCTCGCGCGAGCTCTCCACGTTGACCACGACGCTGCCGGCGAAACTCACCAGCATCAGCACGCAGATGGCGACACACAACTGCTTGAACAGTGACATGCACAACTCCTCGCTACGCCTTAAGGAAACCCTTCGGCGCGCATCTTCTTCAACAAATCCTGCCAGCGCGAAAGGCGCTTGCTGTCGCCCACCTGCTTGCCGCCGGCCGGCCCGGGCACCCACAGCCCCTCGGCATTGAAGGCATACACGGGCACCAGGTCACGCCGCTCGGTAGCGGGCTCGATGGCATCGATCAGGTTATCCAGGACCAGCGGTACCGAGGTGGGGGTCGGGTAATAGGTCAGCACCATATGTGCCTGGTTCAGGCGCACCGCCTTGACGTAGGTGATGCGCAGCTTGTCGCTCGGCACGCCGAGCTCACGCAGGCTGAAGTACTTGGCGATGGCGTAATCTTCGCAATCGGCGGCGCCGCGCATCAGCGCTTCTACAGGCGTCGCCCAGTAGTCGGCAACGCCCCAGATTTGCTGGTCGTCACGAAAGCGCAGCTGCAGATTGAAGAACCGGTTCACGGCCTTGAGCTGGTCGGCTTCGGGGGCGTTGCGCTGCTCGTCGAGCAGCCGTTGCCAGGCATCGATGCGCGGTTTGCCGGCGCCCAACGGCCCATACAGTTGCTCGGCACGGGTGGCGATACGCTGGAAATCCCACTGCGCCTGCAGGCCGCCGGCCACCAGCGCCAGGGCGAGCAGCCACGCCACCAGCAACGGCCAGCGATAACGAAGGGAGATAACGCCAGAACCGCCGATTGGCACGACAATGCTTCCAGACACGCAACGCCGTCATGGTGCGGCGCGGGCACGCAAAAAACAATTGCCAGATGCCATTACAGGCGACGAACGTGCCGATGCGCACTGCGGTGCGCATCGGCACGGCTGTCAGCGCACGCGCTCGGGCATGCCCTGAATGCGCCGCGGTGCCTCGCGCTGCTGCCAGTGCGGCGGCGAATAGCGCTGGCGCTGCTGTTGCTGGTAGTGATGGCGCTGCCCTTCCCAACCTGGCCGCGGCGCCGGGCGGTAGTCACGGCGATTGCGATCATGGCGGCCGTAATAGCGTTGGTCATAGCCCGGCGGGTGGTAATAGCGCGGTGGCGGTGGCGGTGCGTAATAGCCGCGAGGCGGCGGAGAGTAATGGCCGGATGGTGGATAGCGGCGGTCGTAGCGGCGATCCTCGTAAACGTAGACGCGCGGCGCACCGTATACCTCGGTGCGCTCCACATAGGTGCCTGGGTGGTACTGGCGTTCGTAGTAGCGGTTGCCATAACGACTGTCGCCGTACACGGCGCAACCGGTCAGCGAGAAACCCAACAACGCGACGAGCATGGATTTACGAATCATGGGCGGCCTCCTTCGACCGCGGATCACGCACCGGCGGCTGCCGGTACCGGGGTGTCCCCAGCGCATCAGACAATCTCGGCGACGGCGAATCCGCTCCACTCGTCGACCAGTCGCTACAAATCATTTCGGCGTATCGCCTTGATCATCCATAGCGCGCCGAAAGCGAGCGCGGCGCACCACCCGCGCACCAGCACGGCGCAACTATTTGCCATGCGATGCCAGGTCGTGCGCTACAACAATGCTTCACGGCCGCTGGCACGATCCTCGCTTAGCCAGATTCGTGCAGGAATTTCCTTGGCCCTGGCCAGGACTGTGGCATCACAACTTGCAATAGCCGACTAGGGTTCCGGTTCGCCAGCGACAGGTGAATGACTGGTCCGAGAGTTGGCGACCTCCGAGGAGGTTACACGGCGGGACAAAAGCCCGGGAGAACGCGCCCCAGCCATGGGACATGCCGCGCCCCCCTGCCCGCCCTTTCTCGAACTGGAGGTCCTATGCCCACGCCCCGTCTCTTCTCCGTTCTCGCCGCGGGTCCCGTGGCAGCCCCCGCATTCGGCAGACGGTCAGCTTTGCCACGCCTGGTTCAGATCGCCACCTCGCCACTGCAACACTCATAACGAGATCGCCATGCGCCTGATCAACCGACATCCCGACCGGGCCGGCCGCCTGCTGTTGGTGTTACTGCCCTTCGCCCTGCTGCTGTTCGCCTATTTCACCGGCTCGGCGCAGCGCCTGGCGGACAACCCCAACGACAAGCTGCTGCCCAGCGCCAGCCAGATGATCGCTGCCGTCGACCGTCTGGCCTTCACCGAAGACAAACGCACCGGCGAATACGCCCTCTGGCAGGACACCACGTCGAGCCTGACGCGCCTTGGCATGGGGATCGGCATCGCGGCCGTGCTGGGTCTGTGCCTGGGTATCGCGGCCGGCATTGTGCCGCTGCTACGGGCGCCGCTGTCACCGCTGCTCACCGTGTTGTCGATGGTGCCGCCGCTGGCGATCTTGCCGATCCTGTTCATCGTCTTCGGTCTCGGCGAATTGTCCAAGGTGATGCTGATCGTCATCGGCATCACCCCGATCCTCGCCCGCGACCTGGAGCAGCGCGCCCGGGAAATCCCCCAGGAACTGCTGATCAAGGCCCAGACCCTCGGCGCCAGCACCTGGACACTGATCCTGCGGGTGGTGCTGCCGCAACTGCTACCGCGCCTGCTGATCGCCCTGCGCCTGGTGCTGGGATCGGCCTGGCTGTTCCTGATCGCCGCCGAGGCCATCGCCAGTACCGACGGCCTGGGCTATCGAATTTTCCTGGTGCGCCGCTACATGGCCATGGACGTGATCCTGCCGTACGTGGTGTGGATCACCCTGCTCGCCTGGCTGATGGACCTGGGCCTGCGCCAACTCACCCGGCTGTGCTTTCCCTGGTACGAGGGGGCCAAGGCATGAGCAATAAAAAACACAGCGCAGTAGGCGCATTCATCGAAGTCAACAATGTGTGGCAGGAATATGGCGACCAAACCGTTCTGGAACGCCTGGACCTGTCCATCGCCGAAGGCGAGTTCTGCACCCTGGTCGGCGCTTCCGGTTGCGGCAAGTCGACCTTCCTGCGCCTGCTGCTCGGCCAGGAGCGTCCCAGCAAGGGCGAGATCCTGCTCGACGGCAAACCGCTGGCCGGCGAGCCGGATGCCAGCCGTGGCGTGGTGTTCCAGCGCTACTCGGTATTCCCGCACCTGAGCGTGCTGGATAACGTCGCCATCGGCCTGGAACTGCCACGTTCCTCCCTGCTTGGCCGGCTGTTCGGCAGCGCCAAACGCGCCGCCCGCGAGCAGGCCGCCGAACTGCTGAACAAGGTCGGTCTCGGCCATGCCCTGGACAAATACCCGAGCCAGCTCTCGGGCGGCATGCAGCAGCGCCTGGCGATTGCCCAGGCACTGATCATGAAACCGCGCGTGCTGCTGCTCGACGAACCCTTCGGCGCCCTCGACCCCGGCATCCGCAAGGACATGCATGCCCTGCTGCTGGAGCTGTGGCGCGAAACCGGGCTGACCGTGTTCATGGTCACCCACGACCTGTCCGAAGGCTTCAGCCTCGGCACCCGTCTGATGGTGTTCGACAAGACCCGCATCGACCCGCACGCGCCAAATGCCTTTGGCGCGCGCGTTACCTACGACATTCCGCTCAACGAGACCCGCAAGGCAGAGGCGCCGCTACCCGGTGAGCTGGCCGAGCGCATTGCAGCGCGCTGAAGGTTAGCGGCAGTGCGGATGTAAGGCGGCCGTGGGAACGGGCCATGCCCGTGAGTTCGCGCGTATGGCGCGCTCCCACTACACGCAGCCGGCCAGGGCCATGGATGCAACCCAACATAAGCAAGTTGGCCGCTACACCGCCCCCTAGGTGTCAGCCGATCGTAGTGAGGGTGAAACCCACCTCGAACAAGAGCTGGCGGGTTACACCCCTATCCGGTCCTTATGCAGCGCCTGGGCTAACTCAACACGTGCAGATACCGCGACAAGGTTTCACCCTCGGCGGCGAACCAGCGTTGCGCCTCGGCGGTGCATGGCGTAGCGGGGTCAGCGCGCCAGTCCGGCTCCAGGGTATCGATCACGAAGTTGCGAACCACCGCACGCCCGTCCGCCCGCAACAGGTGCTGGCAGACGCGACCCGTCATCGGGATCGCGAAGCCCTCCAGCACCACGCCCTGCCCCACTCGCGCCGGCAGGGTGGACAGCGCCACCTGGTAACGGCCCTGTTCATCGGCGTAGGCCAGCGAGGTTTCGCAGCCGAACAACAACGCCAACGCCTCAGCGTCACCTTGCGCCTGCTCGGCCCGCTCGCGCAGCTGCAGCGCCGACTCTTCCGGCTCCACTGCTCGCCCCTGCACCCAGCCAAGCTGCTCACCACAGAGAATCAGGCCACCACCGCGTTGCAGCACCTCGCCGGTTTCGGCGTCGCATTCCTCCAGCAAACGCAGGCCGATCAGCGGCCCACTGCTGGCTTGCAGGCGCCAGTCCTCGACATAGGCGCCGCTGGTGCCGAACTCGATCATGCAGTTGCCGATGCGCTGCAATTGCGCCGGCTCCGGCCAGCGGTCGTGCAGTTGCAGGCTCACGCCACCGCGCCAGCTCAGGTAGCCATTCTGCCAGACACTGTCGGCCATCCAGCCTTCGTGGTTGGCAAGCTGGCGCAGCTCGGCGGCGTCATGGTCCTGCCAGTCACGTACGGGGAGCGCGGGTGCGTCCGGCAGGCGCAGGTCGATGGTAAAGGTGCGGCTCTGCAGCCAGTGCACCTGGGTGCGCTCGTCACTGCGGCCATCGGCGAAACTGATGGTGCGCCGCCGGAAGTGCCCGAGCATCCAGTCCGGTACGCCGCCTTCGGCGCGCTGTGGGTAACGGGCGGCCAGTTCGAGCAGGTTCATGCCGTCACCTCCCGGCGCCCCTGACCGAAGCTGGATAGCCCCAGCGTACCGTCGGGCAGTTGCAGCGAGCCATCCTCCAGGCGCTGGCGCAGATAGCGAAAGGTCTGGGCCGTCTGCGCGAACAGGTGATCACCGCAGATCACAGGCGGGTACTCACGTTCACCACGCGCCGGCAAGCCGGCGATCGGGGCAATGCGTGTCGGGTAATCGCAGGCGCAGAACAACGGAAAGGCGAAACGCTCCTCGCTGACCTTGCGCACGCGGTGCGAGGTGGCGACGAAGTGGCCATTGCTGAGCACCTCGAGCATGTCGCCGATATTGATCACAAAGGCGTTCTCCACCAGCGGCACGTCGATCCACCGGCCGTTGCCATTGAGCACCTGCAAACCCTCGGCGGTGGGTAGCAGGATGGTGAAGCACTCGTAGTCGGTATGCGAGCCGATACCAGGACGATCGGCCACCGGGTCGGGGTCGAGCGGGTAGTGGATCATGCGCAACTGGCTGGTGGGCTGCCGGGTGATGCCGGCGAAGGTGTCTTCGGCCAGCCCCAATGCCAGGGCGAAGCCACGGAACAGGGTATCGCCCAGCGCCAGCGCCGCACGGTAGTAGGCGCTGACCTCGCGCTGGAAGTCCGCCGAGTCCGGCCACTGAGTCGGCCCCAGCAGCGGGTAGACCTGGGGCGCCTCGGTGTAGTCGTAATTGACGTCGTAGGCTTCCTTGAGATCCTGGCTGCCACCGGCGAACTGCTCCTCGCCCTCCGGCACGTAACCGCTGTGGTTGCTCGACCGGCCAATATAGAAGCGCATCTTCTCCTCCAGCGGACGGGCGAAGAAACTACGCGCCTGGCGGATCAGATCGTCGCGCAGATCACGGGAAATGCCGTGCCCGGTGATCTGCAGGAAGCCGACGTCGCGTGCGGCACGCCCCAGCTCGTCGGCTACGCGCCGGCGTTCGGCAAGGCGATCGGCATGCAGCCCGGAAATGTCGATCAGTGGAATGGACGTGAAATGGGTAGGCGCCATGGCAAGCTCCCTCGAACAAGTGAGTTACCTGGTCGTCCAGACGAGCAGCGGGTCGGGTCGTCCCGAAGCAGCAGCGAGGCCGTCTCTGCAAGCGGTCAGGTAGCGATTTCCATGCCATCGCCATGGCGGTATCAGGGGCGATATATGAACCGGACCGCCCTTTAACGGTGCAACGCCCCCTTCCACAGCCCCATCAGGTAGCACCTCAACCACAAGCAGCATCCCCTGAGCGCACAGCCGCAGGCTTTTCCGCGCTGGCACGTTATTCGCTTTCGCTTCGAACGTGCAGGTTCCAACCGGGGTTTTCCCGGCGTTGCGGCACCACAATTTGCGAAATGGATGACTAGGGTTCCGGTTCACGCAAGTGGACGTCTGGTCCGAGAGTCATCGACCTCCAGTGAGGTTACACGGCGGGATAAAAGCCCGGGAGAACGCGCCTTTCGAAGCGATTCGAAACGTGCTGCGACTCCTGCCCGCACCCAACCACGACTGGAGGTTCCAATGCGCAAGAACCGTCTGCTTACCCTCGCGACCGCAGGCCTCGCCGCCCTGCTTAGCTTCTCCGCCCACGCCGAGAAAAAGGACAGCTTCAGCGTCTGCTGGACGCTATACGCCGGCTGGATGCCCTGGGGCTACGCCAGCACCTCCGGCATCATCGACAAATGGGCCAAGAAGTACGGCATCAGTATCGATGTCGTGCAGCTCAACGACTACGTCGAGTCGATCAACCAGTACAGCGCCGGCCAGTTCGACGGCTGCACCATGACCAACATGGATGCCCTGACCATCCCCGCCGCCGGTGGCGTGGACTCAACCGCGCTGATCGTCGGCGACTACTCCAATGGCAACGACGGTCTGCTGATCAAGGGTGAAGGCAAGACCCTGGCGGACATCAAGGGCATGCCGGTCAACCTGGTCGAGCTGTCGGTGTCCCACTACTTCCTCGCCCGCGCCCTGGAAACCGTCGGCCTGAGCGAGCGCGACGTGACCGTGGTGAACACCTCGGACGCCGACATGATCAGCGCCTATTCGACGTCCAGCGTGCAGGCCGCGGCCACCTGGAACCCGATGCTCGCCGAGATCAAGGCTCAGCCGGGCAGCACCGAAGTCTTCGATTCCTCGAAGATCCCCGGCGAGATCCTCGACATGATGGTCCTCAACACCCAGACCCTGAAAGACAACCCGGCCCTCGGCAAGGCGCTGGTCGGCGCCTGGTTCGAGATCCTCGAACTGATGCAATCCGGCACGCCGGCAGCCACCGACGCCCTGACCGAAATGGCCAAGGCCTCCGGCACCGATCTGGCCGGTTACCAGTCGCAGCTGGCGACCACCAAGCTGTTCTACACGCCGAAAGAGACCCTGGACTTCATCACCAGCCCGGCCCTGCCGGAGACCATGGGCAAGGTCGCCAGCTTCAGTTTCGACCACGGCATTCTCGGTGAAGGCGCCAGCAGCGCCGACGCCATCGGCATGACCTTCGCCCATGACCTGACCACCGGCGACAAGGCCAACATCAAGCTGCGCTTCGACCCGAGCTACGTGCAGATGGCCGTCGACGGCAAGCTCTGAGCCCAAGAGAAATCACCCTCGGGCTCCACGCAGAGCCCGACGCACACCTGTTTATCCGAGGTACCCATGACAACTGCCCTCACCCTGCGCCCCACCCTCTACGAGGAAACCGTCCCCGGCGGCGGCCACACCTCCTTCGTGCTCAAGCGCGGCCAACTGCTGCGTATCACCGATATCGAGGGCGGCGCCAACGTCAGCCTGCTGCTGTTCAACGCCGTTGAGAAAAGCGAGCGCCTGAACCTGCCCGACACCCTCAAGGGCCAGCACACCGCCAAGCTCACTGCCGGCCACTGCCTGTACTCGGACATGGGCAAGGTGCTGGCCGCCATCACCGCCGATACCTGCGGCTGGCACGACAGCTTTGGCGGCGTGCTGAATGCCGAGGAAGTCGCCGAGAAATACGGCCAGGGCCGCTATCAGGAACTGCGCAATGGCTTCTTCCGCAACGGCACGGACAACCTGCTGGTGGAAATGGGCAAGTGGAACCTCGCCCTTCCGGATCTGCTGATGAACCTCAACCTGTTCAGCCGCCTGGCCGTCGATGCCAACGGCGCCTTCGGGTTCCAGCCCGGCAACAGCAAAGCTGGTGACTACGTCGAGCTGTATGCGCCGATGGACACCCTGGTGGTGCTCACCGCCCTGCAACACCCGATGGACCCCAGCCCGCAGTACGCGCCCAAACCGGTCCAGCTCGCCTGGAGCAAGGTCGAGAGCGACGGCATCAGCGTGCTGTGCCGCACCTCGCGCGCGGAGAACGGCCGCGCCTTCCACAACACCGAACGCCAGTACATCTGAGGGTGCCGACATGAGCCTGACCGCAAGCAACCTGCATCCCGAAACCGCCGCCTTCCGCCATACCATTCCGGCGGGCGAGCCCTACCTGTTCGAGGTCAAGGCCGGCCAGACCCTGCGCCTGCACGACCTGGAAGGCAACCAGGCGATCGACACCCTGTTCTTCGCCGCCGCCAACCCGCGCGAGCGCTTCGACCCCCAGCGCACCCTGCGCAAGCAGAACAACGTCTACCTGACCACCGGCACGGTGCTCTACTCCAACCTCGGCAAGCCGCTGCTGACCATCGTCGCCGACACCTGTGGGCGCCACGACACCCTCGGCGGCGCCTGCGCCCAGGAAAGCAACACCGTGCGCTATGCCCTGGACAAGCGCTATATGCACAGCTGCCGCGACAACTTCCTGCGCGCCAGCCTGCACGACGGTCGCCTGGAGAAGCGCGACATCGGCGCCAATATCAACTTCTTCATGAACGTGCCGGTCACCCCGGAGGGCGGCCTGACTTTCGAGGACGGCATCTCCGCGCCGGGCAAGTACGT harbors:
- a CDS encoding ABC transporter ATP-binding protein, whose translation is MSNKKHSAVGAFIEVNNVWQEYGDQTVLERLDLSIAEGEFCTLVGASGCGKSTFLRLLLGQERPSKGEILLDGKPLAGEPDASRGVVFQRYSVFPHLSVLDNVAIGLELPRSSLLGRLFGSAKRAAREQAAELLNKVGLGHALDKYPSQLSGGMQQRLAIAQALIMKPRVLLLDEPFGALDPGIRKDMHALLLELWRETGLTVFMVTHDLSEGFSLGTRLMVFDKTRIDPHAPNAFGARVTYDIPLNETRKAEAPLPGELAERIAAR
- a CDS encoding putative urea ABC transporter substrate-binding protein, whose amino-acid sequence is MRKNRLLTLATAGLAALLSFSAHAEKKDSFSVCWTLYAGWMPWGYASTSGIIDKWAKKYGISIDVVQLNDYVESINQYSAGQFDGCTMTNMDALTIPAAGGVDSTALIVGDYSNGNDGLLIKGEGKTLADIKGMPVNLVELSVSHYFLARALETVGLSERDVTVVNTSDADMISAYSTSSVQAAATWNPMLAEIKAQPGSTEVFDSSKIPGEILDMMVLNTQTLKDNPALGKALVGAWFEILELMQSGTPAATDALTEMAKASGTDLAGYQSQLATTKLFYTPKETLDFITSPALPETMGKVASFSFDHGILGEGASSADAIGMTFAHDLTTGDKANIKLRFDPSYVQMAVDGKL
- a CDS encoding ABC transporter permease; translated protein: MRLINRHPDRAGRLLLVLLPFALLLFAYFTGSAQRLADNPNDKLLPSASQMIAAVDRLAFTEDKRTGEYALWQDTTSSLTRLGMGIGIAAVLGLCLGIAAGIVPLLRAPLSPLLTVLSMVPPLAILPILFIVFGLGELSKVMLIVIGITPILARDLEQRAREIPQELLIKAQTLGASTWTLILRVVLPQLLPRLLIALRLVLGSAWLFLIAAEAIASTDGLGYRIFLVRRYMAMDVILPYVVWITLLAWLMDLGLRQLTRLCFPWYEGAKA
- a CDS encoding urea amidolyase associated protein UAAP1 — encoded protein: MTTALTLRPTLYEETVPGGGHTSFVLKRGQLLRITDIEGGANVSLLLFNAVEKSERLNLPDTLKGQHTAKLTAGHCLYSDMGKVLAAITADTCGWHDSFGGVLNAEEVAEKYGQGRYQELRNGFFRNGTDNLLVEMGKWNLALPDLLMNLNLFSRLAVDANGAFGFQPGNSKAGDYVELYAPMDTLVVLTALQHPMDPSPQYAPKPVQLAWSKVESDGISVLCRTSRAENGRAFHNTERQYI
- the lapG gene encoding cysteine protease LapG, giving the protein MSLRYRWPLLVAWLLALALVAGGLQAQWDFQRIATRAEQLYGPLGAGKPRIDAWQRLLDEQRNAPEADQLKAVNRFFNLQLRFRDDQQIWGVADYWATPVEALMRGAADCEDYAIAKYFSLRELGVPSDKLRITYVKAVRLNQAHMVLTYYPTPTSVPLVLDNLIDAIEPATERRDLVPVYAFNAEGLWVPGPAGGKQVGDSKRLSRWQDLLKKMRAEGFP
- a CDS encoding isopenicillin N synthase family dioxygenase; the protein is MAPTHFTSIPLIDISGLHADRLAERRRVADELGRAARDVGFLQITGHGISRDLRDDLIRQARSFFARPLEEKMRFYIGRSSNHSGYVPEGEEQFAGGSQDLKEAYDVNYDYTEAPQVYPLLGPTQWPDSADFQREVSAYYRAALALGDTLFRGFALALGLAEDTFAGITRQPTSQLRMIHYPLDPDPVADRPGIGSHTDYECFTILLPTAEGLQVLNGNGRWIDVPLVENAFVINIGDMLEVLSNGHFVATSHRVRKVSEERFAFPLFCACDYPTRIAPIAGLPARGEREYPPVICGDHLFAQTAQTFRYLRQRLEDGSLQLPDGTLGLSSFGQGRREVTA
- a CDS encoding urea amidolyase associated protein UAAP2 — translated: MSLTASNLHPETAAFRHTIPAGEPYLFEVKAGQTLRLHDLEGNQAIDTLFFAAANPRERFDPQRTLRKQNNVYLTTGTVLYSNLGKPLLTIVADTCGRHDTLGGACAQESNTVRYALDKRYMHSCRDNFLRASLHDGRLEKRDIGANINFFMNVPVTPEGGLTFEDGISAPGKYVELRAETDVIVLISNCPQLNNPCNGWNPTPAEVLVWN